CCACCGTTGGAAAAACGACACCTTACTCGACCGGGAAAAATTCTACCACGGATCGAAACCCAGTGTCAACGCGCATATTCTGGGACATGGGGCCAGAGGAAGCCCCCCGTAGCCCCATGTATGCCCAGTATCGCCCCCGTGGGGGGCGTGGTGGCATGGGGGCGGGGCCAAGCCATTTTCATATTGTCGGTTAGGAAAACTGGTGGGCGAAACAGGAGTCGAACCTGTGACCTTCTGCTTGTAAGGCAGACGCTCTAACCAGCTGAGCTATTCGCCCGCGCTCGACGCCTAGAGGAAGGCGAGCGGGATCATGACGCAGTACCCCAGGACCAACAGGATCGGGGCAATGGTGATGTCGTTGACGGCCAGAAGGACGTAGCCGATCACGATGGCGGCCATTCCGGCCCCAAAGAGCTTCCAGCGGAACTTGTGAACGGAGTTGCCTGTGTTGCCTGTCATGAATCCCTCCCGGGCATCTGACCATACGCCCCTGCAAAGGTCAAGGCCGGCGGCGGCGGCCCCCTGCCGCTATTTCTGGTCCGCCTGCCGGGCCCGTTCCCGCCGGGCCTCCTGCACCGCCACGTTGTGCTCCTTCAGGGTGGCGGAGAACACGTGCCGGCCGTCACCCCGCGCCACGAAGTAGAGCGCGTGCTCCTCCGGATCCGGGTACAGCGCCGAGCGGATTGACGCCGCCCCGGGGCTGCAGATGGGCCCGGGCGGAAGGCCGGCATGCAGGTACGTGTTGTACGGCGAGTCGATCTTGAGATCCTTGTAGTAGAGGCGGCCACGAAACCCGCCCATTGCATAGGCCACCGTGGGATCGGCCTCCAGGCGCATGCCCCGGGCAAGCCGGTTGAGATACACGGCCGAGACCCGCGGGCGTTCGTCGGGAACCCGGGCCTCGGCCTCCACGATCGAAGCCAGCGTGAGCACCTGGTGACGCGTCATCCCGAGCTCCGCGGCACGCCGGTCGTGGTCGGGGGTCCACTCCGCCGCGAACCGGTGCAGCATCTGCCCCACCACGTCTCCCGCGTCGCTGCCGAATGGAACCAGGTAGGTGTCCGGAAACATGTACCCCTCCAGGGTACTGACCGGTACCCGAAGCGCGGCCAGGAGTTCCGGATTCCGGATCTCCGCGGCCATCGCCAGCGAATCCACACCCGC
This portion of the Candidatus Krumholzibacteriia bacterium genome encodes:
- the mltG gene encoding endolytic transglycosylase MltG, with amino-acid sequence FFARVLGHDRDIRRGTYEFIPGTPPVDVLRALVRGDVLAVRVTVPEGFNRWQIARAFGPAGVDSLAMAAEIRNPELLAALRVPVSTLEGYMFPDTYLVPFGSDAGDVVGQMLHRFAAEWTPDHDRRAAELGMTRHQVLTLASIVEAEARVPDERPRVSAVYLNRLARGMRLEADPTVAYAMGGFRGRLYYKDLKIDSPYNTYLHAGLPPGPICSPGAASIRSALYPDPEEHALYFVARGDGRHVFSATLKEHNVAVQEARRERARQADQK